In the SAR202 cluster bacterium genome, TAAAATCTGACGGCGACAGGCTGGTATACTGGCCGCGATTATTAGAGATAAAACTGAGATAGAGGGACAGCGGGAGGCTCGAAGGACGGAATTCGCGGGGGAGCTTTTTGGAGGGATTGCGGGCAATTATGGGTGGCCCGCCAGAGTGTTTAGTTTCGGGCAGTATGACAGGTGGCACAAGCGGCTGGTCTTGGAGTTGGGTGACCTTTCGGGGAAGCGGGTGTTGGACTTGTGCACAGGGACGGGGATGGTGGCCCAGAGGATGGCGCGGGGGTGTTCGGAGGTGGAGGTGGTGGCGGCGGATTTGAGCGCGGCTATGCTGGCGGAGGCGAAGGAGAACCTGGCATTCGAGATAGCTAAAGGGC is a window encoding:
- a CDS encoding methyltransferase domain-containing protein, which codes for MFSFGQYDRWHKRLVLELGDLSGKRVLDLCTGTGMVAQRMARGCSEVEVVAADLSAAMLAEAKENLAFEIAKG